A genome region from Coprococcus phoceensis includes the following:
- a CDS encoding ABC transporter ATP-binding protein: MNILKAVNLRKIYGQGETEVKALDGVNLEVEKGEFVAIVGTSGSGKSTMLHMIGGLDNPTSGQVIVDGQNLSHMTDEELTIFRRRNIGFVFQQYNLVPMLNVWENIILPVKLDGKKVEKGYVDKIIDTLGIRTKLENLPSALSGGQQQRVAIARALVAKPAILLADEPTGNLDSKTSQDVLGLLKVTSKRFHQTIVMITHNEEIAQMADRILQIEDGKIVSDSGLV; encoded by the coding sequence ATGAATATATTAAAAGCAGTGAATTTAAGAAAAATATATGGACAAGGAGAAACAGAAGTCAAAGCCCTTGATGGTGTAAATTTAGAAGTGGAAAAGGGGGAGTTTGTAGCGATTGTTGGAACTTCTGGGAGCGGAAAGTCTACGATGCTTCATATGATTGGAGGATTAGATAATCCAACATCTGGGCAGGTAATTGTGGATGGACAGAACTTAAGCCATATGACAGATGAAGAGCTTACCATTTTCCGACGTAGGAATATTGGTTTCGTATTTCAACAGTATAACTTGGTTCCGATGTTGAATGTATGGGAAAATATTATTCTTCCTGTGAAACTGGATGGAAAAAAGGTAGAAAAAGGTTATGTAGATAAAATTATTGATACACTGGGTATTCGGACAAAATTGGAAAACCTGCCAAGCGCTCTATCCGGTGGACAGCAACAGAGAGTGGCAATTGCAAGAGCCTTAGTTGCAAAACCTGCCATTTTGCTCGCTGACGAGCCGACTGGAAATTTGGATTCGAAAACAAGTCAGGATGTATTAGGGCTTCTGAAAGTAACCAGTAAGCGTTTTCACCAAACCATCGTTATGATTACCCATAATGAAGAGATTGCCCAGATGGCAGACCGGATTTTACAGATAGAAGACGGAAAAATTGTTTCAGACAGTGGTTTGGTATAG